The Acidimicrobiia bacterium region GGAGCAGGAGCGGGGCATCACCATCACCTCGGCCGCCACCCAGTGCTTCTGGCGCGATCACCGGATCAACATCATCGACACCCCGGGCCACGTCGACTTCACCGCCGAGGTCGAGCGCTCGCTGCGGGTGCTCGACGGCGCGGTCGCGGTCTTCGACGCGGTGGCCGGGGTCGAGCCGCAGTCGGAGACGGTCTGGCGCCAGGCCGACCGCTACCGGGTGCCGCGCATCGCCTTCGTCAACAAGATGGACCGCGTCGGCTCCGACTTCCCGCGCACGGTGGCGATGATGCGCTCGCGGCTGGCCGCCTCGCCGGTGGTCATCCAGCTGCCGTGGGGCAGGGAAGAGCACTTCAAAGGGGTCATCGATCTCGTCCGCATGCGCGGCATCTTCTACAAGGACGAGACCCTGGGCGCCGACTACGAAGTCGTCGACCTCCCCGAGGAGGCGGCGGCCGAAGCGCACAAGATGCGCGAGCAACTGGTCGAGGCGGTGGCCGAGACCGACGACGTGCTGCTCGAGAAGTACCTCTCCGGCGGGGCGGTCACCGAGGACGAGATCGTGGCGGCGCTGCGCCGCGCCACCATCGCCAACCGGCTGCAGCCGGTGATCTGCGGCAGCGCCTTCAAGAACAAGGGGGTGCAGCCGCTGCTCGACGCGGTGGTGGA contains the following coding sequences:
- a CDS encoding GTP-binding protein, giving the protein MARTIKLDTIRNIGIMAHIDAGKTTTTERILFYTGRTYKMGEVHEGAAVMDWMAQEQERGITITSAATQCFWRDHRINIIDTPGHVDFTAEVERSLRVLDGAVAVFDAVAGVEPQSETVWRQADRYRVPRIAFVNKMDRVGSDFPRTVAMMRSRLAASPVVIQLPWGREEHFKGVIDLVRMRGIFYKDETLGADYEVVDLPEEAAAEAHKMREQLVEAVAETDDVLLEKYLSGGAVTEDEIVAALRRATIANRLQPVICGSAFKNKGVQPLLDAVVDYLPSPLDVPPIQGLLPGTDHVLIWPADDEAPFVALVFKIMTDLFVGHLVYFRVYSGHVES